A single Marinitoga aeolica DNA region contains:
- a CDS encoding undecaprenyl-diphosphate phosphatase → MQEILLGIIQGLTEFLPVSSSGHLALFSKLINFDPNVSFFAFLHLMTFFAVLLFVYKEVWFILKGMFTGKKDAWNLALKIIVSSIPAAFIGLMFENQISEAFSSLKLVGVFFLFTSIAMILSDRFNGKKELMDITYIDAIIIGLFQAASIFPGISRSGFTLFGALLMNTKKEAALKYSFLMSLPVTFGAGMLEIHKVNFTAPVIYSGIFTFIFGVLGLFILKKTVINGKLKYFGYYTIIAAILSFIV, encoded by the coding sequence ATGCAGGAAATTTTATTAGGAATTATTCAGGGTTTAACAGAATTCCTACCAGTTTCAAGTTCTGGCCATTTAGCTTTATTTTCTAAATTAATTAATTTTGATCCAAATGTTTCGTTCTTTGCTTTTCTTCATTTAATGACATTTTTTGCTGTTTTATTGTTCGTGTATAAGGAAGTATGGTTTATTTTAAAAGGAATGTTTACTGGTAAAAAAGATGCATGGAACTTAGCTTTAAAAATTATAGTATCTTCTATTCCTGCAGCTTTTATTGGATTAATGTTTGAAAATCAAATTAGTGAAGCTTTTTCATCACTAAAATTAGTAGGTGTATTTTTCTTATTCACTTCAATAGCTATGATTTTATCAGACAGATTTAATGGAAAAAAAGAATTAATGGATATTACATATATTGACGCAATAATAATAGGGTTATTTCAGGCTGCTTCTATTTTCCCTGGAATTTCAAGAAGTGGTTTTACACTATTCGGCGCTTTACTTATGAACACAAAAAAAGAAGCTGCATTAAAATATTCCTTTTTAATGAGTTTACCCGTAACATTTGGGGCTGGAATGCTTGAAATACATAAAGTTAATTTTACTGCACCTGTTATTTATTCTGGAATATTTACATTTATTTTCGGCGTTTTAGGATTGTTTATATTAAAAAAGACTGTTATAAATGGAAAATTGAAATATTTCGGATATTATACTATAATAGCTGCTATACTGAGTTTTATAGTTTAG
- a CDS encoding nucleoside-triphosphatase: MKILLTGKMGIGKSTILKKAMKKYNIKNGVFTKKIGENVYAWLLNSDKKYIIGKKSNYGMQINEEGFNTLVNELKKIKFPEFFVIDEIGYLEEKHIPFLNEIKRLIEESNNFIGIIRLFFHERYYFLNDLPVIEVTEENRNNIEL; the protein is encoded by the coding sequence ATGAAGATACTTTTAACTGGAAAAATGGGTATTGGCAAATCAACAATATTAAAAAAAGCCATGAAAAAATATAATATAAAAAATGGCGTTTTTACCAAAAAAATTGGTGAAAATGTGTATGCCTGGTTATTAAATTCTGACAAAAAATATATTATAGGAAAGAAATCTAATTATGGCATGCAAATAAATGAAGAAGGTTTTAATACTCTTGTTAATGAATTAAAGAAGATTAAATTTCCAGAGTTTTTTGTTATCGATGAAATCGGATATTTAGAAGAAAAGCATATCCCATTTTTAAATGAAATAAAAAGGTTAATAGAAGAATCAAATAACTTTATAGGAATTATAAGATTGTTTTTTCACGAACGATATTATTTTTTAAATGATTTACCTGTGATTGAAGTAACAGAAGAAAATAGAAATAATATTGAATTATAA